The following proteins are co-located in the Citrobacter freundii ATCC 8090 = MTCC 1658 = NBRC 12681 genome:
- the flgG gene encoding flagellar basal-body rod protein FlgG: MISSLWIAKTGLDAQQTNMDVIANNLANVSTNGFKRQRAVFEDLLYQTIRQPGAQSSEQTTLPSGLQIGTGVRPVATERLHSQGNLSQTNNSKDVAIKGQGFFQVMLPDGTSAYTRDGSFQVDQNGQLVTAGGFQVQPAITIPANSLSITIGRDGIVSVTQQGQAAPVQVGQLNLTTFMNDTGLESIGENLYTETQSSGAPNESTPGLNGAGLLYQGYVETSNVNVAEELVNMIQVQRAYEINSKAVSTTDQMLQKLTQL; this comes from the coding sequence ATGATCAGTTCATTATGGATCGCCAAAACCGGCCTGGATGCGCAGCAAACCAACATGGATGTGATTGCCAACAACTTGGCAAACGTCAGCACCAACGGATTTAAGCGCCAACGCGCCGTGTTTGAAGATCTGTTGTACCAGACGATTCGTCAGCCTGGCGCACAGTCTTCTGAACAAACCACGCTGCCGTCTGGTTTGCAGATTGGTACCGGTGTACGTCCGGTTGCAACCGAGCGTTTACACAGCCAGGGTAACCTGTCGCAGACCAACAACAGTAAAGATGTGGCGATTAAAGGCCAGGGCTTTTTCCAGGTCATGTTGCCCGATGGTACGTCCGCTTATACCCGCGACGGTTCTTTCCAGGTGGATCAGAACGGCCAGTTGGTGACGGCGGGTGGTTTTCAGGTTCAGCCTGCCATCACCATTCCGGCTAACTCGCTCAGTATCACCATTGGACGCGACGGTATTGTCAGCGTGACCCAGCAGGGACAGGCGGCGCCTGTTCAGGTCGGGCAGCTTAACCTGACAACATTTATGAACGATACCGGTCTGGAAAGCATTGGTGAGAATCTGTACACCGAAACGCAGTCATCCGGTGCGCCGAACGAGAGCACGCCGGGGTTGAACGGCGCGGGTCTGCTGTATCAGGGCTATGTTGAAACCTCTAACGTCAACGTGGCGGAAGAGCTGGTAAACATGATCCAGGTTCAGCGCGCTTACGAAATCAACAGTAAAGCGGTATCGACCACCGATCAGATGCTGCAAAAACTGACGCAACTCTAA
- the flgC gene encoding flagellar basal body rod protein FlgC: MALLNIFDIAGSALTAQSKRLNVAASNMANADSVSGPDGQPYRAKQVVFQVDAAPGAATGGVKVADVIESQAPDKLVYEPGNPLADANGYVKMPNVDVVGEMVNTMSASRSYQANVEVLNTVKSLMLKTLTLGQ, translated from the coding sequence GTGGCGCTGTTAAATATTTTTGATATCGCAGGTTCTGCGCTGACGGCTCAGTCTAAACGCCTGAACGTCGCGGCCAGTAACATGGCGAATGCGGATAGCGTCAGCGGGCCCGACGGTCAGCCGTATCGCGCGAAACAGGTTGTTTTTCAGGTAGATGCTGCGCCAGGTGCGGCAACTGGTGGCGTAAAAGTTGCTGACGTCATTGAAAGTCAGGCACCGGATAAGCTGGTTTATGAACCCGGTAATCCGCTGGCCGATGCGAATGGCTACGTAAAAATGCCGAATGTGGACGTCGTTGGTGAGATGGTCAACACCATGTCAGCCTCGCGTAGCTACCAGGCAAACGTCGAAGTGCTCAACACCGTGAAAAGCCTGATGCTCAAAACGCTTACGTTAGGCCAGTAA
- the flgH gene encoding flagellar basal body L-ring protein FlgH, which produces MRKYALHPYPILALLVVSLTGCAWIPATPLVQGATTAQPVPGPTPVANGSIFQSAQPINYGYQPLFEDRRPRNIGDTLTIVLQENVSASKSSSANASRDGKTNFGFDTVPRYLQGLFGNERADVEASGGNSFNGKGGANARNTFSGTLTVTVDQVLVNGNLHVVGEKQIAINQGTEFIRFSGVVNPRTISGSNSVPSTQVADARIEYVGNGYINEAQNMGWLQRFFLNLSPM; this is translated from the coding sequence ATGCGAAAATACGCGCTTCACCCATACCCTATTTTAGCCCTGCTGGTGGTTTCACTAACAGGATGTGCCTGGATCCCGGCCACGCCCCTCGTGCAGGGTGCGACGACTGCCCAGCCCGTTCCAGGTCCAACGCCGGTGGCGAATGGCTCAATCTTCCAGTCGGCACAACCGATTAACTATGGTTATCAGCCACTCTTTGAAGACCGTCGTCCACGCAATATTGGCGATACGCTGACCATCGTATTGCAGGAAAACGTCAGCGCGAGCAAAAGCTCTTCGGCGAACGCCAGCCGCGACGGCAAGACAAACTTTGGCTTTGATACCGTACCGCGCTATCTGCAAGGTCTGTTCGGTAACGAACGTGCCGACGTAGAAGCCTCAGGCGGTAACTCCTTTAACGGTAAAGGCGGCGCGAACGCCAGAAATACCTTCAGCGGTACGCTGACCGTAACGGTCGATCAGGTACTGGTGAATGGCAACTTACATGTCGTGGGTGAAAAACAGATCGCCATAAATCAGGGCACTGAATTCATTCGCTTCTCCGGGGTCGTTAACCCGCGCACCATCAGTGGCAGCAACTCCGTACCGTCAACCCAGGTTGCGGACGCGCGTATTGAGTACGTCGGAAACGGCTACATCAATGAAGCGCAAAATATGGGCTGGTTGCAGCGTTTCTTCCTTAACTTGTCGCCGATGTAA
- the flgE gene encoding flagellar hook protein FlgE: MAFSQAVSGLNAAATNLDVIGNNIANSATYGFKSGTASFADMFAGSKVGLGVKVAGITQDFTDGTTTNTGRGLDVAISQNGFFRMVDSNGSVFFSRNGQFKLDENRNIVNMQGLQLTGYPATGTPPTVQQGANPGPITIPNTLMAAQATSKASMQINLNSSDKIPTTTKFDPKDADSYNKKGPVTVYDSLGNAHEVNAYFVKQPDNKWAVYTVDSSDPKAAVPTAPTSTLEFDTNGALIGGGTFNITTAALNGAPAVTFAMSFQNSMQQNTGANNIVATKQDGYKPGDLVSYQINNDGTVVGNYSNEQQQVLGQIVLANFANNEGLASQGNNVWAATQASGVALLGTAGTGNFGKLTNGALEASNVDLSKELVNMIVAQRNYQSNAQTIKTQDQILNTLVNLR, translated from the coding sequence ATGGCCTTTTCTCAAGCGGTCAGCGGTCTGAACGCTGCAGCGACCAACCTCGATGTCATTGGTAACAACATCGCCAACTCCGCCACCTACGGTTTTAAATCCGGTACGGCATCTTTTGCCGATATGTTTGCCGGTTCGAAAGTCGGTTTGGGCGTTAAAGTTGCGGGTATTACTCAGGACTTTACCGACGGTACTACCACCAACACCGGACGTGGTCTGGATGTTGCTATCAGCCAGAACGGTTTTTTCCGCATGGTAGACAGTAACGGTTCTGTTTTCTTCAGCCGTAACGGTCAGTTCAAACTCGATGAAAACCGCAATATCGTTAATATGCAGGGGCTGCAACTGACGGGCTATCCGGCTACCGGTACACCACCGACAGTTCAGCAGGGTGCAAACCCGGGGCCGATTACGATCCCCAACACATTGATGGCGGCACAGGCAACCAGCAAGGCCTCAATGCAGATCAACCTCAACTCATCGGATAAAATCCCGACAACGACAAAGTTTGATCCGAAAGATGCTGACAGCTATAACAAAAAAGGCCCCGTCACCGTTTATGACAGTCTGGGAAATGCCCACGAAGTTAACGCCTATTTTGTAAAACAGCCTGATAACAAATGGGCTGTCTATACCGTTGATAGCAGTGATCCTAAGGCTGCTGTACCAACCGCACCGACGTCCACGCTGGAATTTGATACTAATGGAGCGCTAATCGGCGGCGGTACATTCAATATCACCACAGCTGCGCTCAATGGCGCACCGGCTGTCACCTTCGCAATGAGTTTCCAGAACTCCATGCAGCAGAACACCGGTGCCAACAACATTGTTGCCACTAAACAGGACGGCTACAAACCAGGCGATCTGGTGAGCTACCAGATTAACAATGACGGTACCGTAGTCGGCAACTACTCCAACGAACAGCAACAGGTTCTAGGACAGATCGTGCTGGCAAACTTTGCCAACAACGAAGGTCTGGCGTCTCAGGGCAACAACGTCTGGGCGGCCACTCAGGCCTCCGGTGTGGCGCTGCTGGGTACCGCGGGTACGGGTAACTTCGGCAAGCTGACCAACGGTGCGCTTGAAGCGTCAAACGTGGATTTGAGTAAAGAACTGGTGAATATGATTGTCGCCCAGCGTAACTATCAGTCGAACGCGCAGACCATCAAAACCCAGGATCAAATCCTCAACACGCTGGTCAACCTGCGCTAA
- a CDS encoding flagellar basal body P-ring protein FlgI, with amino-acid sequence MALVLVTAFAHADRIRDLTSVQGVRENSLIGYGLVVGLDGTGDQTTQTPFTTQTLNNMLSQLGITVPTGTNMQLKNVAAVMVTAQFPAFGRQGQTIDVVVSSMGNAKSLRGGTLLMTPLKGVDSQVYALAQGNILVGGAGAAAGGSSVQVNQLNGGRITNGATIERELPSQFGGGNTINLQLNNEDFTMAQQITDTINRSRGFGSATALDARTIQVRVPSGNSSQVRFLADIQNMEVNVTPQDAKVIINSRTGSVVMNREVTLDSCAVAQGNLSITVNRQANVSQPDTPFGGGQTVVTPQTQIDLRQSGGSLQSVRSSANLNNVVRALNALGATPMDLMSILQSMQSAGCLRAKLEII; translated from the coding sequence ATGGCACTGGTGCTGGTAACCGCCTTCGCGCATGCCGACCGTATTCGTGACCTGACCAGCGTGCAAGGCGTGCGGGAAAACTCGCTGATTGGTTATGGGCTAGTGGTCGGTCTGGATGGTACAGGCGACCAGACCACCCAGACGCCGTTTACCACGCAAACGCTCAACAACATGCTGTCGCAGTTGGGGATCACCGTGCCCACCGGCACCAATATGCAGTTGAAAAACGTGGCAGCGGTAATGGTCACCGCGCAGTTCCCGGCCTTTGGTCGTCAGGGGCAAACTATTGACGTTGTAGTCTCTTCCATGGGTAACGCTAAAAGCCTGCGCGGCGGAACGCTGCTGATGACCCCGCTGAAAGGGGTCGATAGCCAGGTATATGCGTTGGCGCAGGGGAATATTCTGGTTGGCGGTGCGGGCGCAGCTGCGGGTGGCAGCAGCGTGCAGGTAAACCAGCTCAATGGCGGACGCATTACCAACGGCGCGACCATCGAACGTGAATTACCCAGCCAGTTCGGCGGCGGTAACACCATTAATCTGCAACTGAATAATGAAGATTTCACGATGGCGCAGCAAATTACCGACACTATTAACCGCTCGCGTGGTTTTGGCAGCGCAACGGCGTTGGATGCCCGCACTATTCAGGTGCGCGTGCCAAGCGGCAACAGCTCGCAGGTGCGTTTCCTTGCTGATATCCAGAATATGGAGGTGAACGTCACGCCGCAGGATGCGAAAGTGATTATCAACTCGCGCACCGGATCTGTCGTCATGAACCGCGAAGTAACGCTGGATAGCTGTGCCGTGGCACAAGGCAACTTGTCGATCACGGTGAACCGCCAGGCGAACGTCAGCCAGCCGGACACACCGTTTGGCGGTGGACAAACCGTAGTGACGCCACAAACTCAGATTGACCTGCGCCAAAGTGGTGGTTCGCTGCAAAGCGTGCGTTCCAGCGCCAACCTGAACAATGTTGTGCGTGCGCTGAATGCGCTGGGAGCAACGCCGATGGATTTGATGTCCATTCTGCAATCGATGCAGAGCGCGGGTTGCTTACGCGCCAAACTGGAAATCATCTAA
- a CDS encoding flagellar basal body rod protein FlgF, with product MDHAIYTAMGAASQTLNQQAVTASNLANASTPGFRAQLNALRAVPVEGLSLPTRTLVVASTPGADMTPGQMDYTSRPLDVALQQDGWLAVQTADGSEGYTRNGAIQVSPTGELTIQGHPVIGEAGPIAVPEGSEVTIAADGTISALNPGDPANTVAPVGRLKLVKATGIEVQRGDDGMFRLTQAAQATRGATLQADPSIRVMSGVLEGSNVKPVAAMSDMIANARRFEMQMKIISSVDDNAGRANQLLSMS from the coding sequence ATGGATCACGCAATTTATACCGCCATGGGCGCGGCCAGTCAGACGCTGAATCAACAGGCGGTGACGGCGAGCAACCTGGCAAACGCCTCCACGCCAGGGTTTCGTGCGCAGCTCAATGCACTGCGCGCGGTTCCTGTAGAAGGATTGTCTTTACCGACGCGTACGCTGGTCGTGGCCTCCACACCGGGGGCCGACATGACGCCGGGTCAGATGGACTATACCTCCCGCCCGCTGGATGTGGCGCTGCAACAGGATGGCTGGTTGGCTGTGCAGACCGCGGATGGTAGCGAAGGATATACCCGTAACGGCGCTATTCAGGTAAGCCCAACGGGTGAACTGACAATTCAGGGACACCCGGTAATTGGCGAAGCCGGACCGATAGCCGTACCGGAAGGTTCAGAAGTCACCATTGCGGCGGACGGGACAATTTCTGCACTTAACCCTGGCGATCCGGCGAATACCGTAGCGCCAGTGGGGCGGCTGAAGCTGGTGAAGGCTACAGGGATCGAAGTGCAACGTGGCGATGACGGTATGTTCCGTCTGACCCAGGCCGCACAGGCTACCCGTGGTGCGACGTTACAGGCCGACCCCAGTATCCGTGTGATGTCGGGCGTGCTGGAAGGCAGTAACGTTAAACCGGTTGCTGCGATGAGCGACATGATCGCCAACGCCCGCCGCTTTGAAATGCAGATGAAAATTATCAGTAGCGTGGATGATAACGCGGGCCGCGCCAACCAACTGCTGTCGATGAGTTAA
- the flgA gene encoding flagellar basal body P-ring formation chaperone FlgA, translating into MQTFKRGIVVAALLFSPMTLAQDLNSQLTAWFSQRLTGFSDEVVVTIRTSPNLLPSCEQPALSVSGSAKLWGNVNVLARCANEKRYLQVNVQATGNYVVAAAPVARGSTLTPASVTLKRGRLDQLPPRAVLDMSQVQDAVSLRDLVPGQPIQLSMLRQAWRIKAGQRVLVIANGDGFRVNAEGKALNNAAVAQNARVRMISGQVVSGVVDSDGNILINL; encoded by the coding sequence ATGCAAACGTTTAAACGTGGAATAGTCGTGGCAGCACTGCTGTTCAGCCCTATGACGCTGGCGCAAGACCTGAATTCGCAGCTAACGGCATGGTTTTCCCAGCGCCTGACCGGATTTAGCGATGAGGTGGTGGTCACTATCCGAACGTCGCCAAACTTATTGCCGAGCTGTGAGCAACCGGCATTAAGCGTGTCAGGTAGCGCGAAACTGTGGGGTAATGTGAATGTGCTGGCTCGCTGTGCCAACGAAAAACGTTATCTGCAGGTGAACGTCCAGGCGACGGGAAACTACGTAGTAGCCGCCGCGCCTGTAGCGCGAGGTAGCACCCTGACCCCAGCCAGCGTAACGCTGAAACGTGGTCGACTGGACCAACTACCGCCGCGCGCGGTGCTGGATATGAGTCAGGTGCAGGATGCTGTGAGCCTGCGCGATCTGGTCCCTGGTCAACCGATACAGCTTTCGATGTTGCGCCAGGCATGGCGGATCAAGGCCGGTCAGCGCGTGCTGGTTATTGCCAACGGAGATGGCTTTCGGGTTAACGCCGAAGGTAAAGCGCTGAACAACGCCGCTGTCGCACAGAATGCGCGAGTGCGGATGATTTCAGGCCAGGTGGTGAGCGGCGTCGTCGATTCTGATGGGAATATTCTTATTAACCTATAA
- the flgD gene encoding flagellar hook assembly protein FlgD, producing the protein MSIAVTMNDPSNAGVKAATGNSSLTGSNAADLQSSFLTLLVAQLKNQDPTNPLQNNELTTQLAQISTVSGIEKLNTTLGSISGQIDNSQSLQASTLIGHGVMIPGTTILTGKGTEEGAKTTTTPFGVELQQPADKVTATITDKDGKVVRTIDIGGLKAGVHTFTWDGTMTDGTDAPSGSYNVSIAASNGGTQLVAQPLQFALVQGVIRSNGGNTLDLGTYGTTTLDEVRQII; encoded by the coding sequence ATGTCTATTGCTGTAACCATGAATGACCCGAGCAATGCAGGCGTTAAAGCTGCCACCGGGAATAGCTCCCTGACGGGCAGCAATGCCGCTGACCTGCAAAGCAGTTTTCTGACGCTGCTGGTCGCACAACTGAAAAACCAGGATCCTACCAACCCGCTGCAAAACAACGAACTGACTACCCAGTTGGCGCAAATCAGTACCGTGAGCGGGATTGAGAAACTGAACACCACGTTAGGGTCGATCTCCGGGCAGATCGACAACAGTCAGTCGCTGCAGGCCAGTACGCTGATTGGCCACGGGGTCATGATCCCGGGTACCACCATCCTGACCGGTAAAGGGACGGAAGAGGGTGCCAAAACCACGACAACACCATTTGGCGTTGAGCTGCAGCAACCGGCAGATAAGGTTACCGCAACCATTACCGATAAAGACGGCAAAGTGGTACGCACCATTGACATTGGTGGATTGAAAGCGGGCGTTCATACCTTTACCTGGGACGGCACCATGACCGATGGCACGGATGCACCAAGCGGTTCTTACAACGTGTCAATTGCTGCCAGCAATGGTGGAACGCAACTGGTGGCACAGCCGCTTCAGTTTGCGCTGGTGCAGGGCGTTATTCGCAGTAACGGCGGTAATACGCTGGATCTTGGCACCTATGGAACCACCACCCTCGACGAAGTACGGCAGATAATTTAA
- the flgJ gene encoding flagellar assembly peptidoglycan hydrolase FlgJ, giving the protein MIGDSKLLTSAAWDAQSLNELKAKAGQDPAANIRPVARQVEGMFVQMMLKSMREALPKDGVFSSDSTRLYTSMYDQQIAQQMTAGKGLGLAEMMVKQMTEGQAQPADDAPQVPMKFSLETVTSYQNQALTQLVRKAIPRATESNDQPLSGDSKDFLAQLSLPAKLASQQSGVPHHLILAQAALESGWGQRQIRRENGEPSFNIFGVKASGSWKGPTTEITTTEYENGEAKKVKARFRVYSSYLEALSDYVGLISRNPRYAAVTAAATAEQGAQALQNAGYATDPNYARKLTSMIQQLKSMSEKVSKTYSTNLDNLF; this is encoded by the coding sequence ATGATTGGTGACAGCAAACTGCTGACCAGTGCCGCCTGGGATGCGCAATCTCTGAACGAACTGAAAGCGAAAGCGGGTCAGGACCCGGCGGCGAATATCCGCCCGGTCGCCCGTCAGGTTGAAGGGATGTTCGTGCAAATGATGTTGAAAAGCATGCGTGAAGCGTTACCGAAAGATGGCGTGTTTAGCAGCGATTCAACGCGCTTGTATACCAGCATGTATGACCAACAAATTGCGCAGCAGATGACCGCAGGCAAAGGTCTGGGGCTGGCTGAAATGATGGTCAAGCAGATGACTGAAGGGCAAGCGCAACCTGCGGATGACGCGCCGCAGGTGCCGATGAAGTTTTCACTGGAAACGGTGACCAGCTATCAAAATCAGGCACTGACGCAACTGGTCCGCAAAGCCATCCCCCGGGCGACAGAAAGTAATGATCAGCCGCTGTCAGGTGACAGCAAAGACTTCCTCGCCCAGCTGTCACTGCCGGCTAAGCTGGCCAGTCAGCAGAGCGGGGTCCCGCATCATCTGATTTTGGCGCAGGCGGCGCTGGAGTCCGGATGGGGGCAGCGACAAATTCGTCGCGAGAATGGCGAACCGAGTTTCAACATTTTTGGTGTGAAGGCTTCGGGAAGCTGGAAAGGTCCAACCACTGAAATCACCACCACTGAATATGAGAACGGTGAGGCGAAAAAGGTGAAAGCCAGATTCCGTGTCTATAGCTCTTACCTTGAGGCGTTGTCGGATTATGTCGGTCTGATATCCCGTAACCCGCGCTATGCGGCGGTGACCGCTGCCGCGACCGCCGAACAGGGGGCGCAGGCATTGCAAAATGCGGGTTACGCCACAGACCCTAACTATGCACGTAAATTAACCAGCATGATCCAGCAGTTGAAATCGATGAGCGAAAAGGTGAGTAAAACCTACAGCACGAATCTCGATAATCTCTTTTAA
- the flgB gene encoding flagellar basal body rod protein FlgB, with the protein MLDKLDAALRFQQEALNLRAQRQEILAANIANADTPGYQARDLDFASELKKVMVRGREQTGGVSLTLTSAQHIPAQTVSSPSTELLYRIPDQPSLDGNTVDMDRERTQFADNSLKYQMGLTALGGQIKGMMNVLQGGN; encoded by the coding sequence ATGCTCGATAAGCTCGACGCCGCCTTACGTTTTCAACAGGAAGCGCTGAATTTGCGCGCCCAACGCCAGGAAATTTTGGCGGCCAACATTGCCAATGCCGACACGCCGGGGTACCAGGCGCGCGACCTGGATTTCGCCAGTGAATTAAAAAAAGTCATGGTGCGAGGACGGGAACAAACCGGTGGCGTTTCGTTGACGCTGACCTCTGCACAACACATTCCGGCCCAGACCGTTTCTTCGCCGTCTACGGAGCTGCTCTACCGTATTCCTGACCAGCCATCTCTTGATGGCAACACGGTGGATATGGACCGGGAGCGCACGCAATTTGCAGACAACAGCCTCAAGTATCAAATGGGGCTGACCGCGTTGGGTGGGCAAATCAAAGGCATGATGAACGTGCTGCAAGGAGGGAACTAA